In Sulfitobacter sp. W027, a single window of DNA contains:
- a CDS encoding peptidoglycan -binding protein, translating into MALSRRTGTRFQGSIWPGFVDAMTGLLLVLMFVLTIFMVVQFVLTERISGQESELNELAGEVAALAQALGVEERTTARLEARLGALNASLNDARDEVSRQEAVIAGLTTERDDQDAALQAAEAKITGFEARVAALLASQASDQARIGTLEDRETELLNEQEALNLALSTAREEIDAQAETARLAAARREALDALVADLRAENAEAEAEVAALNAEVAKAEDALSAEETARLAEAAAAQALRDRLENADAELTAMTLSLEAQRKKAEDTLTLLAAARAARRDLDTELAAALLRMQTLEQSGNELEAERAALSAQLETAEGTEGDLRRRLAQAEASEQALNTKLAEALTRVQTLEEQGETLSGDQKNLRERLAQALAAKLAAETLAEDKTTAAERRAALLAQAEQTLSEEKAISAEAQRQTELLNQQVAELRAQLGNLQALLDDAVARDAAKSVELQSLGSELNTALARVAAEERRRAELEAAERRRLEEESKDLAQYRSEFFGRLRNLLGNQEGVRIEGDRFVFSSEVLFAPGSAVLSQDGQGEIAKVAGILRSVVNDIPAEIDWVIRVDGHTDNLPLSGFGEFADNWELSQARALSVVKYMVNFLGIAPDRLAANGFGQYQPVAEGDTEAARAQNRRIELKFTEK; encoded by the coding sequence ATGGCACTTTCCCGGCGGACAGGTACGCGGTTTCAGGGCTCAATCTGGCCGGGGTTCGTTGATGCGATGACCGGGCTGTTGCTGGTTCTGATGTTCGTACTTACCATCTTTATGGTGGTGCAATTCGTCCTCACCGAACGCATCAGCGGCCAAGAAAGCGAGTTGAACGAACTGGCCGGAGAGGTCGCTGCCCTTGCCCAAGCGCTTGGGGTTGAGGAACGTACCACCGCACGGCTGGAAGCCCGGCTTGGCGCGCTGAATGCCTCATTAAACGACGCCCGCGATGAGGTGTCGCGCCAAGAGGCAGTGATCGCCGGGCTGACGACTGAGCGTGATGATCAAGATGCGGCCCTGCAAGCGGCAGAGGCCAAGATCACCGGGTTTGAGGCGCGGGTGGCGGCGCTTTTGGCGTCACAGGCCTCCGATCAGGCCCGCATCGGGACGCTGGAAGATCGCGAAACCGAGCTTTTGAACGAGCAGGAGGCGTTGAACCTCGCGCTCAGCACCGCGCGGGAGGAGATCGACGCGCAGGCAGAGACCGCCCGTTTGGCAGCCGCACGGCGTGAGGCGCTGGACGCGTTGGTGGCCGATCTGCGCGCCGAGAACGCTGAAGCGGAGGCCGAGGTGGCCGCACTGAATGCCGAAGTGGCCAAAGCCGAGGACGCCCTCAGCGCAGAAGAGACCGCCCGTTTGGCCGAGGCCGCCGCGGCGCAGGCGCTGCGCGACCGGCTTGAGAATGCAGATGCGGAACTCACGGCCATGACCCTTTCATTAGAGGCGCAGCGCAAGAAGGCCGAAGACACGCTGACCCTTCTGGCCGCCGCCCGCGCGGCGCGGCGTGATCTTGATACAGAACTAGCGGCCGCGCTGCTGCGGATGCAGACCCTTGAGCAGAGCGGCAATGAGTTGGAAGCCGAACGTGCGGCTTTAAGCGCGCAATTAGAAACGGCAGAGGGCACCGAGGGCGATCTGCGCAGACGTTTGGCGCAGGCAGAGGCGTCTGAGCAAGCCCTGAACACGAAGCTGGCCGAAGCGCTGACCCGCGTACAGACGCTTGAGGAACAAGGTGAGACGCTCAGCGGGGATCAGAAGAATTTGCGCGAACGGCTTGCGCAGGCGCTGGCGGCCAAGCTCGCTGCAGAGACATTGGCCGAGGACAAGACCACCGCCGCCGAACGCCGCGCCGCACTTCTGGCGCAGGCCGAGCAGACTTTATCCGAGGAAAAAGCCATCAGCGCCGAGGCGCAGCGTCAGACAGAATTGCTGAACCAGCAAGTTGCGGAATTGCGCGCACAGCTGGGAAACCTGCAGGCTCTATTGGACGATGCCGTGGCGCGGGATGCCGCGAAATCGGTCGAACTGCAATCGCTGGGGTCTGAGCTGAACACCGCGCTGGCAAGGGTCGCAGCGGAAGAGCGTCGCCGCGCCGAGTTGGAAGCGGCAGAGCGCAGGCGGCTGGAGGAGGAGAGTAAAGACTTGGCGCAATACCGGTCTGAGTTCTTTGGCCGCTTGCGCAACCTTCTGGGCAATCAAGAAGGGGTACGGATCGAGGGCGACCGCTTTGTGTTCTCTTCCGAAGTTCTTTTTGCACCCGGCAGCGCGGTGCTGAGCCAAGACGGGCAGGGCGAGATTGCCAAAGTGGCAGGCATTCTGCGCAGTGTGGTGAATGATATCCCAGCCGAAATTGATTGGGTCATCCGTGTCGATGGTCATACCGACAATCTGCCGCTTTCCGGCTTTGGCGAATTTGCCGACAACTGGGAGTTAAGCCAAGCTCGGGCGCTGTCGGTCGTCAAATATATGGTCAACTTCCTTGGCATCGCGCCGGATCGTCTGGCGGCAAACGGGTTCGGGCAATATCAGCCCGTGGCCGAAGGCGATACCGAAGCCGCGCGCGCGCAGAACCGGCGGATCGAGCTGAAATTTACCGAGAAGTAA
- a CDS encoding M23 family metallopeptidase — translation MSVRAALALILSSASPALAEDLQLAFPLDCTLGQDCHIQQYMDRDPSAAAQDYRCSGLTYGGHKGTDFALPDLAAMAAGVTVRAAAPGVVKGLRDGMQDGAPLAQVQGRECGNGVVIDLGAGWETQYCHLKRGSLSVVEGQEIAVGDAIGLVGQSGKAAFPHLHLSLRHNGEPVDPFDPEGSSCDVEPSKTLWQDTPPYRPGGLITLGFADHVPTYADIKAGNANRGTLPTNAPALVIYGYSYGTQKNDVLRLSLAGPNGTVIEKDVQLEKPQAQSFRAIGKRAASAAWPAGRYDGTVTLLRDGRVIDEKTGRLTVQ, via the coding sequence ATGAGTGTCAGGGCCGCCTTGGCCCTGATCCTTTCCTCCGCCAGCCCTGCGCTGGCGGAGGATTTGCAGCTGGCCTTTCCGCTGGATTGCACCCTTGGGCAGGACTGCCACATCCAGCAATATATGGACCGAGACCCGAGTGCCGCCGCGCAAGACTATCGTTGCTCGGGGCTGACTTATGGCGGTCACAAGGGCACGGATTTCGCCCTTCCCGATCTTGCGGCGATGGCGGCTGGCGTCACGGTCCGCGCAGCGGCACCTGGCGTGGTCAAAGGTCTGCGTGACGGTATGCAAGACGGCGCACCGTTGGCCCAGGTCCAAGGGCGCGAGTGCGGCAACGGCGTGGTGATCGACCTCGGCGCGGGGTGGGAAACGCAATACTGCCACCTCAAACGTGGGTCTCTTAGCGTTGTCGAAGGACAAGAGATCGCCGTTGGCGATGCGATCGGTCTGGTCGGACAATCTGGCAAAGCCGCCTTTCCCCATCTCCACCTCTCCCTGCGCCACAATGGCGAACCGGTCGACCCTTTCGATCCCGAAGGCAGCAGTTGTGACGTGGAACCGTCCAAAACCCTCTGGCAAGACACCCCGCCCTACCGCCCCGGCGGGTTGATCACGCTCGGGTTTGCAGACCACGTTCCGACCTATGCAGATATCAAGGCAGGAAATGCCAATCGTGGTACGCTGCCGACAAATGCCCCCGCCTTGGTCATTTACGGCTACAGCTACGGCACCCAAAAAAACGACGTGCTGCGGCTTAGCCTCGCAGGGCCAAACGGCACCGTAATCGAGAAAGACGTGCAGCTGGAAAAACCGCAGGCGCAATCTTTCCGTGCCATCGGCAAACGCGCCGCTTCTGCCGCTTGGCCCGCCGGGCGCTATGACGGCACGGTCACCCTGTTGCGCGATGGGCGTGTGATCGACGAAAAGACCGGCAGGTTGACGGTGCAATAG
- the clpA gene encoding ATP-dependent Clp protease ATP-binding subunit ClpA: MPSFSTTLEQAIHAALALANARRHEFATLEHLLLALLDEPDAVQVMKACSVDVSDLRDTLVEFVDDDLSNLITDIDGSEAVPTAAFQRVIQRAAIHVQSSGRTEVTGANVLVAIFAERESNAAYFLQEQDMTRYDAVNFIAHGVAKDPAYGESRPVAGAPEHEEEPQGVTEGDKKESALAKYCVDLNAKSREGDIDPLIGRESEVERCIQVLCRRRKNNPLLVGDPGVGKTAIAEGLARKIVAGETPEVLSKTTIYSLDMGALLAGTRYRGDFEERLKAVVTELEEHKDAVLFIDEIHTVIGAGATSGGAMDASNLLKPALQGGKLRTMGSTTYKEFRQHFEKDRALSRRFQKIDVSEPSVEDATKILKGLKPYFEEHHSVKYTSDAIKTSVELAHRYINDRKLPDSAIDVIDEAGAAQHLVAASKRRKTIGTKEVEAVVAKIARIPPKNVSKDDVVVLKDLENSLKRVVFGQDDAIVALSSAIKLSRAGLREPDKPIGNYLFAGPTGVGKTEVAKQLADTLGVELLRFDMSEYMEKHAVSRLIGAPPGYVGFDQGGMLTDGVDQHPHCVLLLDEMEKAHPDVYNILLQVMDHGKLTDHNGRTVDFRNVVLIMTSNAGASEQAKEAVGFGRERRTGEDTAAIERTFTPEFRNRLDAVISFAPLPKSVILRVVEKFVLQLEAQLMDRNVTIELSKKAAEWLADKGYDDKMGARPLGRVIQEHIKKPLAEELLFGRLAKGGVVKVGVKDEALTLKVLSSENKRLSGDRPPLLTAE; this comes from the coding sequence GTGCCTTCATTCTCGACTACACTTGAGCAGGCAATCCACGCGGCGCTCGCGCTGGCGAATGCCCGCCGCCACGAATTTGCAACGCTCGAACATTTGTTGCTGGCCTTGCTCGACGAACCCGACGCCGTGCAGGTCATGAAAGCCTGTTCCGTTGATGTCTCTGACCTGCGCGATACGCTGGTTGAGTTCGTCGACGATGATCTGAGCAACCTGATCACCGACATCGACGGCTCCGAAGCGGTGCCAACAGCAGCATTCCAGCGCGTGATTCAGCGCGCCGCGATCCACGTGCAATCCTCTGGCCGGACCGAGGTGACGGGCGCGAACGTGCTCGTTGCGATCTTTGCCGAGCGTGAGAGCAACGCCGCCTATTTCCTGCAAGAGCAGGACATGACCCGCTATGATGCGGTGAACTTCATCGCCCATGGGGTTGCCAAAGACCCCGCATATGGTGAATCCCGCCCCGTCGCAGGCGCGCCAGAGCATGAGGAAGAACCACAAGGGGTCACCGAAGGCGACAAGAAGGAATCCGCGCTGGCGAAATACTGCGTGGACCTGAACGCCAAATCCCGCGAAGGCGACATCGACCCGCTGATCGGTCGCGAGAGCGAGGTTGAGCGTTGCATTCAGGTGCTCTGCCGTCGGCGCAAGAACAACCCGCTGCTGGTGGGTGATCCAGGCGTTGGTAAAACCGCAATCGCAGAGGGTCTGGCGCGCAAGATCGTTGCTGGGGAAACCCCAGAGGTTCTGTCCAAAACGACGATCTACTCGCTCGACATGGGCGCTCTGCTTGCAGGCACCCGCTATCGCGGTGACTTTGAGGAGCGTCTGAAAGCCGTCGTGACGGAGCTCGAAGAACACAAGGACGCGGTGCTCTTCATTGATGAGATCCACACCGTGATTGGTGCAGGCGCCACCTCAGGCGGCGCGATGGACGCCTCTAACCTGCTGAAGCCTGCGCTTCAGGGCGGCAAACTGCGCACCATGGGCTCCACCACCTATAAGGAGTTCCGCCAGCACTTCGAGAAAGACCGCGCGCTCTCCCGCCGGTTCCAGAAGATCGACGTCAGCGAGCCTTCGGTTGAAGACGCCACCAAGATCCTTAAAGGCCTCAAGCCCTATTTCGAAGAGCACCACAGCGTCAAATACACCTCGGATGCGATTAAGACCTCCGTCGAACTGGCACATCGCTACATTAACGATCGCAAGCTGCCTGACTCAGCCATCGACGTGATCGACGAAGCCGGTGCCGCTCAGCATCTCGTGGCTGCCTCCAAGCGCCGCAAGACCATCGGCACCAAGGAAGTCGAGGCCGTGGTCGCCAAGATCGCCCGCATCCCGCCGAAGAACGTGTCGAAAGACGACGTGGTGGTGCTGAAGGATCTGGAAAACTCGCTCAAGCGGGTGGTCTTCGGTCAGGACGACGCCATCGTGGCGCTGTCTTCCGCGATCAAACTGTCCCGCGCGGGCCTGCGCGAACCGGACAAGCCTATCGGTAACTACCTGTTCGCGGGTCCAACCGGTGTGGGTAAAACCGAGGTCGCCAAGCAATTGGCGGATACCTTGGGTGTGGAACTGCTGCGCTTCGACATGTCGGAGTATATGGAGAAACACGCCGTTTCCCGCCTGATCGGCGCGCCTCCGGGCTATGTCGGTTTTGACCAAGGTGGCATGTTGACCGACGGCGTCGACCAGCATCCGCACTGCGTGCTACTGCTCGACGAGATGGAGAAAGCGCACCCTGACGTCTATAATATCCTGTTGCAGGTGATGGACCACGGTAAGCTGACCGACCACAACGGTCGGACGGTGGATTTCCGCAATGTGGTGCTGATCATGACCTCCAACGCCGGCGCCTCCGAGCAGGCGAAAGAGGCCGTGGGCTTTGGCCGCGAGCGGCGCACTGGCGAAGACACCGCCGCGATTGAGCGGACCTTCACGCCGGAGTTCCGCAACCGTCTCGACGCTGTCATCAGCTTCGCGCCGCTGCCGAAATCGGTAATCCTGCGGGTGGTCGAAAAGTTCGTGCTGCAACTCGAAGCGCAGCTGATGGACCGTAACGTGACCATCGAGCTGAGCAAGAAAGCCGCCGAATGGCTTGCCGATAAGGGCTATGACGACAAGATGGGCGCACGCCCCTTGGGCCGCGTGATCCAAGAGCACATCAAAAAGCCGCTCGCCGAAGAACTGCTCTTTGGCAGGCTGGCCAAAGGTGGGGTCGTCAAAGTGGGCGTGAAGGACGAGGCACTGACGCTCAAGGTCTTGAGCAGCGAGAACAAGCGCCTTTCCGGTGACCGGCCACCGCTGCTGACAGCAGAATGA
- the gloB gene encoding hydroxyacylglutathione hydrolase — MAFDLVTIPCLSDNYAFLLRDHDSGAVALVDVPEAAPIMAELDRRGWTLSQVWLTHHHPDHVQGLAEVLPRFPAQVIGAKADAHRLPPLDREVVDGDRIELGALTAQVLDVSGHTVGHIAFHVPKAKVAFTADSLMALGCGRLFEGTPGQMWESLQKLAALPADTTICSGHEYTAANAKFALTVDPQNPALISRAKDIDSARAKGQPTVPSPLSLELETNPFLRPGDPAIRATLGMPDATDTEVFTEIRKRKDQF, encoded by the coding sequence ATGGCCTTTGATCTGGTCACGATTCCATGTCTGTCAGACAATTACGCCTTCCTGCTGCGCGACCATGACAGCGGCGCCGTGGCGCTGGTCGATGTACCCGAAGCTGCCCCGATTATGGCAGAGCTTGATCGCCGTGGCTGGACGCTGAGCCAAGTCTGGCTGACCCACCACCATCCCGACCACGTCCAAGGGCTTGCCGAAGTGCTGCCCCGCTTCCCCGCGCAGGTGATTGGCGCCAAGGCCGATGCCCACCGCCTCCCCCCGCTTGACCGCGAAGTGGTGGACGGCGACAGAATTGAATTGGGCGCGCTGACAGCCCAAGTGCTCGACGTATCTGGCCACACCGTGGGTCATATCGCCTTTCACGTGCCAAAAGCCAAAGTGGCATTCACCGCTGACAGCCTGATGGCGCTTGGCTGCGGGCGTCTGTTCGAAGGCACGCCCGGACAGATGTGGGAAAGTTTGCAAAAGCTGGCCGCACTGCCCGCTGATACAACCATCTGCTCGGGCCATGAATACACCGCCGCCAACGCAAAATTCGCGCTAACCGTTGATCCACAGAACCCGGCGCTTATATCAAGGGCCAAGGACATCGACAGCGCCCGCGCCAAGGGGCAGCCGACCGTCCCCTCGCCACTTTCACTGGAACTAGAAACCAATCCCTTCCTGCGCCCGGGCGATCCCGCCATCCGCGCCACTCTGGGGATGCCAGACGCCACCGACACGGAAGTGTTCACTGAAATCCGCAAGCGAAAAGACCAGTTCTGA
- a CDS encoding class I SAM-dependent methyltransferase — MHLDVQDLRNFYYRSALGRAAQKSLRGRLLELWPEAKGQTVVGFGFAAPLLRPYLADARRVMVLMPGPQGVMPWPAGMPNTSVLTEETLWPVETGAVDKLVLMHGLETSERPSELLDECWRVLGPGGKALFIVPNRAGMWARRDRTPFGYGRPYSPGQLETQLRKHQFLPERHLGALFQFPSQQRIWMKSAPLFEKIGRQMPTMMGGGAILVEATKLVYPPRGRPQRSTARRAIGVLEGIAEPQAKPV, encoded by the coding sequence ATGCATCTTGATGTACAGGATCTGCGCAATTTCTATTATCGCAGCGCGTTGGGACGTGCGGCGCAGAAATCCTTACGGGGGCGCTTGTTGGAGCTTTGGCCCGAGGCGAAGGGTCAGACTGTCGTTGGCTTTGGCTTTGCCGCACCCCTGCTGCGGCCCTATCTGGCCGATGCCCGGCGCGTGATGGTGCTGATGCCCGGCCCGCAGGGCGTGATGCCTTGGCCTGCGGGGATGCCCAACACCTCGGTCCTGACCGAAGAGACGCTTTGGCCGGTAGAGACGGGGGCGGTGGATAAGCTGGTGTTGATGCATGGGCTTGAGACCTCGGAACGGCCCAGTGAACTGCTGGACGAATGCTGGCGGGTGTTGGGGCCGGGGGGGAAGGCGCTGTTCATCGTGCCGAACCGCGCGGGCATGTGGGCACGGCGGGACCGCACGCCATTCGGCTATGGGCGGCCCTATTCGCCGGGGCAGTTGGAAACGCAGCTGCGCAAGCATCAATTCCTGCCTGAGCGTCACCTTGGTGCGTTGTTTCAATTCCCCTCACAGCAGCGAATCTGGATGAAATCTGCGCCTTTGTTCGAAAAAATCGGTCGCCAGATGCCAACGATGATGGGCGGTGGTGCGATCTTGGTCGAGGCGACAAAGCTCGTTTACCCGCCGCGGGGCCGCCCACAGCGCAGCACCGCCCGGCGCGCCATCGGGGTGTTGGAGGGGATCGCTGAGCCGCAGGCCAAACCGGTCTGA
- a CDS encoding F0F1 ATP synthase subunit delta, which translates to MSEPASISTGIAERYATAVYDLAREANQVDAIEGDLTALEAALTDSDDFQRLITSPLYTREQQAQAIKVLADKMGLTKTMASTLALMAQKRRLFVLPALVKALRETIAEAKGEITADVTSAKALTKTQSDKLTKSLNASTGKKVSLHATVDESLIGGLVVKVGSKMIDTSIRSKLNSLQNVMKEVG; encoded by the coding sequence GTGTCCGAACCTGCTTCCATTTCCACCGGCATCGCGGAACGTTATGCGACAGCCGTGTATGATCTGGCCCGCGAGGCCAATCAGGTCGATGCCATCGAGGGCGATCTTACCGCGCTTGAAGCGGCCTTGACCGACAGCGATGACTTTCAGCGCCTGATCACTTCGCCGCTTTATACGCGCGAACAGCAGGCGCAGGCGATCAAAGTGCTGGCCGACAAAATGGGCCTGACCAAGACCATGGCGAGCACGCTGGCGCTGATGGCGCAAAAGCGTCGTCTGTTTGTGCTGCCCGCGCTGGTCAAAGCGCTGCGCGAAACAATTGCCGAAGCCAAGGGCGAGATCACCGCAGACGTCACCTCGGCCAAGGCGCTGACCAAGACGCAGTCGGACAAGCTGACCAAGTCGCTCAACGCCTCCACCGGCAAAAAAGTATCACTTCATGCGACCGTTGATGAAAGCCTCATCGGCGGTCTTGTTGTCAAAGTGGGCTCGAAAATGATCGATACGTCGATCCGTTCCAAGCTCAATTCCCTCCAGAATGTAATGAAAGAGGTCGGATAA
- the atpA gene encoding F0F1 ATP synthase subunit alpha codes for MGIQAAEISAILKDQIKDFGQETEVAEVGRVLSVGDGIARVYGLDNVQAGEMVEFPGGIQGMALNLEADNVGVVIFGSDRDIKEGDTVKRTNSIVDVPIGDELLGRVVDGLGNPIDGKGPIGATKRGIADVKAPGIIPRKSVHEPMATGLKSVDAMIPIGRGQRELIIGDRQTGKTAVALDAMLNQAQVNAAAGDDEGKKMYCVYVAIGQKRSTVAQLVKKLEETGAIDYSIVVAATASEPAPMQFLAPYAATAMAEHFRDNGRHALIIYDDLSKQAVSYRQMSLLLRRPPGREAYPGDVFYLHSRLLERSAKLGDEAGNGSLTALPIIETQGGDVSAFIPTNVISITDGQIFLETELFYQGIRPAVNTGLSVSRVGSSAQTKAMSSVAGPVKLSLAQYREMAAFAQFGSDLDAATQQLLNRGARLTELMKQPQYAPLTNSEIVCVIYAGTHGYLDKVDVSEVGRFEAGLLAHLRSKHDDLLKDITNNDRKVKGELEEKIKAAIDGFAADFA; via the coding sequence ATGGGTATCCAAGCAGCAGAGATTTCTGCGATCCTGAAGGACCAGATCAAGGATTTCGGTCAAGAAACCGAAGTCGCCGAAGTGGGCCGCGTTCTCTCCGTCGGTGACGGTATCGCCCGCGTTTACGGCTTGGACAACGTCCAGGCCGGCGAGATGGTCGAATTCCCCGGTGGCATTCAGGGCATGGCCCTGAACCTCGAAGCGGACAACGTCGGTGTTGTTATCTTCGGTTCCGACCGTGACATCAAAGAAGGCGACACCGTCAAGCGCACCAACTCCATCGTGGACGTGCCAATCGGTGACGAACTGCTGGGCCGCGTTGTTGACGGTCTGGGCAACCCCATCGACGGCAAAGGCCCCATCGGCGCCACCAAGCGCGGCATCGCCGACGTCAAAGCGCCCGGCATCATCCCGCGTAAATCGGTGCATGAGCCGATGGCAACCGGCCTCAAGTCCGTTGACGCGATGATCCCGATCGGCCGTGGCCAGCGTGAGCTGATCATTGGTGACCGTCAGACCGGTAAAACCGCCGTCGCCCTCGACGCGATGCTGAACCAAGCGCAGGTTAACGCTGCTGCTGGCGACGACGAAGGCAAAAAGATGTACTGCGTGTATGTCGCCATCGGCCAGAAGCGTTCGACTGTTGCTCAGCTTGTGAAAAAGCTCGAAGAAACCGGCGCGATCGACTACTCCATCGTTGTTGCCGCAACCGCGTCCGAGCCTGCACCTATGCAGTTCCTCGCGCCCTACGCCGCCACCGCGATGGCGGAGCACTTCCGCGACAATGGCCGCCACGCGCTGATCATCTATGATGACCTCTCCAAGCAGGCCGTGTCCTACCGTCAGATGTCCCTGCTGCTGCGCCGCCCACCGGGCCGTGAAGCTTACCCGGGCGACGTTTTCTATCTCCACTCCCGCCTGCTTGAGCGTTCCGCAAAGCTGGGTGATGAGGCTGGCAACGGCTCTCTGACAGCTCTGCCAATCATTGAGACCCAAGGTGGCGACGTATCCGCGTTTATTCCGACCAACGTGATCTCGATCACCGACGGTCAGATCTTCCTTGAGACCGAACTGTTCTATCAGGGCATCCGTCCTGCCGTGAACACCGGTCTGTCGGTTTCGCGCGTTGGCTCCTCGGCTCAGACCAAGGCGATGTCGAGCGTGGCTGGCCCGGTGAAACTGTCGCTGGCTCAGTACCGCGAAATGGCGGCCTTCGCTCAGTTCGGTTCCGACCTCGACGCCGCAACTCAGCAGCTGCTGAACCGTGGTGCGCGTTTGACCGAACTGATGAAGCAGCCGCAGTATGCGCCGCTGACCAACTCGGAAATCGTCTGCGTGATCTACGCCGGTACGCATGGCTATCTCGACAAGGTGGACGTGTCGGAGGTTGGCCGTTTCGAGGCAGGCCTGCTGGCGCATCTGCGCAGCAAGCACGACGACCTTCTCAAGGACATCACCAACAATGACCGCAAGGTCAAAGGCGAGTTGGAAGAGAAGATCAAAGCCGCCATTGACGGTTTCGCCGCCGACTTCGCTTAA
- a CDS encoding F0F1 ATP synthase subunit gamma: MPNLKDLKNRIASVKSTRKITKAMQMVAAAKLRRAQEAAEASRPYTERFNAVMAGLAASVGGSDSAPKLLSGTGEDKVHLLVVMTAERGLCGGFNSNIAKKAKAHARDLLAQGKEVKILTVGKKGRDALRRDMGNLLVGHVDLSEVKKIGYGDAQKIAQNVLNRFDEGEFDVATIFYAKFVNVVMQTPTAQQIIPAKFDAEDGEDSGASTLFDYEPSEEAVLADLLPRGVATAIFSALLENGASEQGARMSAMDNATRNAGEMIDKLTIQYNRSRQAVITNELIEIISGAEAL; the protein is encoded by the coding sequence ATGCCAAATCTCAAGGACCTGAAGAACAGGATCGCGTCGGTCAAATCGACCCGCAAGATCACCAAGGCCATGCAAATGGTTGCCGCGGCGAAGCTTCGCCGCGCGCAGGAGGCTGCCGAGGCTTCGCGTCCCTATACGGAGCGGTTCAATGCCGTGATGGCAGGGCTCGCGGCCAGCGTTGGCGGTTCCGACAGCGCGCCCAAGCTGCTCAGCGGCACGGGTGAAGACAAAGTGCATCTGCTGGTGGTCATGACCGCCGAACGCGGGCTGTGCGGCGGCTTCAACAGCAACATCGCAAAAAAGGCGAAAGCCCATGCGCGTGACTTGCTGGCCCAGGGCAAAGAGGTGAAAATCCTTACCGTTGGCAAGAAAGGCCGTGATGCGCTGCGGCGTGACATGGGCAACCTTCTGGTTGGCCATGTGGACCTCAGCGAAGTCAAAAAGATCGGCTATGGTGATGCGCAGAAGATCGCGCAGAACGTGCTGAACCGCTTTGACGAGGGCGAATTTGACGTGGCAACGATCTTCTATGCGAAGTTCGTGAATGTGGTCATGCAGACGCCGACGGCGCAGCAGATCATCCCCGCCAAATTCGACGCCGAAGACGGCGAAGACAGCGGTGCGTCCACATTGTTCGACTATGAACCCAGCGAAGAAGCAGTCTTGGCCGATCTTCTGCCGCGCGGGGTCGCCACGGCGATCTTCTCGGCGCTACTGGAGAATGGCGCGTCCGAGCAGGGTGCGCGGATGTCGGCGATGGACAACGCCACACGCAACGCGGGCGAGATGATCGACAAGCTGACCATCCAGTACAACCGCTCGCGTCAGGCTGTCATCACCAACGAGCTGATCGAAATCATTTCCGGCGCGGAAGCGCTGTAA